AAACCCATCTCCGGGGCGATCTCTCTGAAACACTGCCTGCAGAGATAGATTCCGTATTTTCTGATGAGCCCAGGCCTTCTGCCACACCTTTTACAGGCATTTGCGCCCCGGCCGAAGCTCTTGGTATCGCTCTTCATGCCGCCTCCACGATGTCAACGCCGTATTTATTCTTGACGTACTCGACGGCGTCTTCTCTCGTCACTCTGTGCGTTGAGGCCATCTTCGCCCTGGCGACCCGCCTCCGGGCCACCCGGTATCCCGGCCGTTTCAGGGCCACCGAGACGTCCATCCCGAAGATCCCGATGTCGGGCTCGTACTTCATCCCCGGAAAGTCGGTGTGCTCCTCGACCCCGAAGGAGAAGTTGCCGGTATCGTCGAAGGAGCTCCGCCGGAGGGCGCTCCCCGCCACCTCCAGGGCCACCTTGAGGAACTCCTCGGCGTCTCTCCCCCGGAGGGTGACCCGGCATCCGATCGGCTCCTTCTTCTTTATCCCGAAGCCCGGCAGGGTCTTTTTGGCGATGGACCTGACGGGGGACCTGCTCGTGATCTCGCCGAGGATCGTCTCGGCGTTGACCAGCCGCTGGCCGCTCTCGCCGGTTCCGATGTGGACCGTCACCTTGTCGATCCGCGGCTCCAACATGACGTTCATATCTCAGCCCCCAGCTTGATGGCGGGCTTATCTCTGCCGATCATGAAGACGTGGTCTACGGTCGTCTCGAACTCCTCTTTCCCGGAGATGATGACCCGGTTCGGCCGAGAGCTCTTGACCACCTCGATCACCTTGATCGTACCGACCTCCCCGGAGTGGGTGCCGCCGACGACCATGGCGAGGTTTCCTTCCTTGAACTCGATGACGTCGGAGATCTCCTTATCGGGTATCGATAGGATCACCGAGCTTCGGGTGGTGTAGTCGCCCTCGGCCAGGATGTTGGTCCCGTCGTTGAGGTTCAGCTGGGTCTTGCCGCCCTGGAGGACCGTCTTCTTCTCGATCCTGCAGAGCTTCCTCGCCTCGCCGGCCTCCAGCTCGTGGAGGTTGAACCTGCCTTTCGCGTCCGTAAGGAGCCTGAAATTTTTGTCCAGAGCCGGGACCGATATCACGTCGAAGATCCCCACGGGGAAGTTGAGGTCTTTCCTCGCCTTTCCGTCGACGAGGACCCCGCCCTCGTGGAGGACGCGCTTCGCCTCTCTGGAGTTGTCGACGAGCCCTAAGAGGTCTCTGACTACGACGACGAGGGGGATGCTCCCCTTCTCAGAGTGGGGGCCTGGTCTCGTCTTGGCCACCCACGTATGGACCTTCCTTGCGATCGGCCAGCTTCTGGGGCTCGCAACCCTCTTCTGATGTCTGCTCACCTAAATCACCTGGAAAAGATCTTCTTCCGCTCCTCGTCGTCCATCTCCATCTTGGTGATGATGACGTTGGAGGGCTGGACTGGCCTGGGCACCTCGGTCCCGTCGGCCCGGAATACGCTGACTCCGGCGACGTGGATGGTGCCGCTCTTCAGATCCGCCTTCTGGACCTCGCCCTCGGTCCCCGCGTGGTCGCCGCGCATCAGCTGGACGGTATCGCCCTTCTTGACCTGAGCGCTGCGGGCCTTCATCTCCTCCCGGAGCTCTTTGGAGAGGGCGGCGTGCATGTACTTCTGCCGTTTGTGAAGGGGGGCGGAGAACCTCTCTTTTCTCTGCTTGCGTGGCTGTTTGCTCTTCATGGTGATCACACTATTATCGAGGCCGCCGAGGCGATCTTTCCGTACCGCTCAGCCACCTCTCGGGCCACTGGCCCCTTTATCTCCGATCCCTTGGGAATCCCGAGAGCGTCGGTGATGACCGCCGCGTTGTCCTCGAACTTGACCCTCATCCCGTCGGGCCTCCGGAACTCCTTCCTCTGGCGGACGATCACCGCGGTCATGATCTGCTTTCTCATCTCCGGGGTACCCTTCTTCACGGATACCACTATCATGTCGCCGACTCCAGCGCAGGGCATCCGGTTCTTTACGCCCCTGTACCTCTTCACCGATATGATCTCGAGCACCCTCGCGCCGGTGTTGTCGGCGCATTCGAGCCGCGCTCCTGCGTTGATCGGCCTTGAGATGCTCGCCTTCAACCCCTTCATCGGACGACCTCCACCACGACGAAGGACTT
The sequence above is drawn from the Methanothrix harundinacea 6Ac genome and encodes:
- a CDS encoding 30S ribosomal protein S4e, with product MSRHQKRVASPRSWPIARKVHTWVAKTRPGPHSEKGSIPLVVVVRDLLGLVDNSREAKRVLHEGGVLVDGKARKDLNFPVGIFDVISVPALDKNFRLLTDAKGRFNLHELEAGEARKLCRIEKKTVLQGGKTQLNLNDGTNILAEGDYTTRSSVILSIPDKEISDVIEFKEGNLAMVVGGTHSGEVGTIKVIEVVKSSRPNRVIISGKEEFETTVDHVFMIGRDKPAIKLGAEI
- a CDS encoding 30S ribosomal protein S14, yielding MKSDTKSFGRGANACKRCGRRPGLIRKYGIYLCRQCFREIAPEMGFEKYS
- the rplX gene encoding 50S ribosomal protein L24 produces the protein MKSKQPRKQRKERFSAPLHKRQKYMHAALSKELREEMKARSAQVKKGDTVQLMRGDHAGTEGEVQKADLKSGTIHVAGVSVFRADGTEVPRPVQPSNVIITKMEMDDEERKKIFSR
- the rpl14p gene encoding 50S ribosomal protein L14, with product MKGLKASISRPINAGARLECADNTGARVLEIISVKRYRGVKNRMPCAGVGDMIVVSVKKGTPEMRKQIMTAVIVRQRKEFRRPDGMRVKFEDNAAVITDALGIPKGSEIKGPVAREVAERYGKIASAASIIV
- a CDS encoding 50S ribosomal protein L5 produces the protein MLEPRIDKVTVHIGTGESGQRLVNAETILGEITSRSPVRSIAKKTLPGFGIKKKEPIGCRVTLRGRDAEEFLKVALEVAGSALRRSSFDDTGNFSFGVEEHTDFPGMKYEPDIGIFGMDVSVALKRPGYRVARRRVARAKMASTHRVTREDAVEYVKNKYGVDIVEAA